Within the Paracoccus everestensis genome, the region GGGCACCGCACGTCGGTTTCGCTGGAAGAGGCATTCTGGCGCGGCATCGCCGATGCCGCCCGCACGCGAGGCATGACCCGGGCGTACCTGATCGGGCAGATCGATCACGCTCGCCCGCCCGAGGTTGGTCTGGCGACGGCGCTGCGGCTGTTCGTGGTCGCGGACCTGCGGCGGCATGA harbors:
- a CDS encoding ribbon-helix-helix domain-containing protein is translated as MIDLPPMTPPVKRSVTIDGHRTSVSLEEAFWRGIADAARTRGMTRAYLIGQIDHARPPEVGLATALRLFVVADLRRHD